Within the Mucilaginibacter sp. CSA2-8R genome, the region GTGTTTGTGCACAAACCGACAGTAGTTACGCTTGGTTTTGGCATGAACGATACTGGTTACCAGTTTTTAGACGGAGCCAAGGCCGATTCGGCCTATGACCGTAAAATTGAGGCATCTGAACACAGTTTTAATAATATCGCGAGATTTTTTAATGCACATCGCGGTATCCGTTACATTATGCTTGGGTCATCACCTTACGATGGTACTTCCAAAATCAAAGCAATTAATCTTTATCATAAAAATTTAGCACTGCAAAAACTGCTACGCTATCAAAAGCAACAGGCAGAGAGAAATAAGTGGCCGTTTATTGATTTTAACCGGCCTATGCAAGCCATTAATGAGCGCGAACAGCAACGAGATACTTCTTTTACTATGGAAGGCTTTGACCGAATTCATCCAACTAACGATGGACATATGGTAATGGCATACTTGTTTTTAACAGCGCAGGGATTAGGAGATAAAAAGGTTGCTGATATTACTATCGACAGCGAAACAAAAAAACTGCAGAAAGTAGAAAATTGCACTATCAGCAAGATTCAATTTAAAGCCAAATCATTAACTTTTAATTATTTGGCTAAAGCGTTGCCTTACCCTATCGATACATTACCACGAGGCGGTGGTAACCAACCCCGGTCACAGGCTGACGCATTAAAATTAATCCCATTTACACAAAGGTTTAATCAGGAGCTTTTAACCGTTACAGGCTTAAATGCTCAAGATAAATACCAGCTTTCTATTGATGATATAAAAATTGGTGAATGGAGTGGCGAAAGTTTTGCTCATGGAATAAACCTAGCCATTTTACAAAACACGCCGCAATACCAACAAGCTTTGGCAATTATGCATTTAAACGAAGAGCGTTGGGCGTTAGAACGGAAACTAAGAGAGTATTATTGGATCCATTATTCTATACTTAAACCCAAGGGTCTGTTATTTAACAACGCGGTTCCTATTGCAGATTCGTTGCGTAAATACGCCCGCAAAGATTATTTTATAGCCGCAACCCTTGGCACTTACAACGCTGCCCGTTTTAAAGCGGTTAGAAATACCTGGCTTAAAGAAATTAAGCTGATAACCGATCAACTTTATACCATTAATAAGCCTGTTGTCCATACCATATCTGTTATGCCTGCTAATTAACTTTATGCATAAAAAAATTATATACATTCTGTTTCCGTTGTTAGTGGTGCTTAACATCAACCTTGTTAAGGCACAACGCACTTATTATATTGATGGTTATCATGGTGGCATCTGGGGGCATTATCCGGACTGGAATACCCGTTTCATTGTTGATCAGTTAAAGGCAAATCCGTTCTGGAAAATTAATCTGGAAATTGAGCCGGAAACGTGGGACCGCGCTGCTGTTGTTGACCCGGACGCTTTCAAGGAGTTTCGAGCTTTAATTGCCGATCAATCATCAAATCCCCGCATCGAATATGTCAACCCGGCGTATGCCCAAAGTTATAATTTTAACATTGATGGTGAAAGCATTATCAGGCAGTTTGAGTATGGGATAAAAAAATTAAAAAGCCAATTTCCTCGTATTCAATTTACAACTTATTCATCTGAAGAGCCATGTTTTACCAGCATGTTACCGCAAATACTTAGCGGATTTGGTTTCAAATTCGCATCGCTTAAAAATCCAAACACCTGCTTTGGAGGGTATACAAGGGCTTATGGAAATGAGTTAGTTAAATGGACCAGCGCTGACGGAAGCAGTTTGATAACATCACCCAGATACGCTATTGAAAGTCTATATCCTCAATCAACATGGCAAACTATTGGTTGGGATAATAGTAAAGCTTACATCACTGCTGCTTTCAAATCTGGTATTGAACATCCTATCGGGATGACTTTGCAAGATGCAGGGTGGAAAAATGGTCCGTTTTTAGGCAAAGCCAACCAGTATCGTGAGAATAACGCTTACACTACCTGGCGTAATTATTTCAGTAACGTTGTAAACCACGATAGTGCGCCGACCTGGCACCTGAGCCAAGAAGATGTATTGGTTAGTTTAGTTTGGGGTTCGCAAGTTACTCAGCGTATAGCGCAACAGGTCAGAAATGCCGAAAACAATATTTTACAAGCCGAGCGCCTCATTGCTTTAACTAATTTATCAAGCAACGTATTATCAAATAAGCAAAGTATGCTGGATAGTGCCTGGCGCACTTTATTGCTGGCGCAGCATCATGATTGTTGGATTGTACCTTATAACGGTGATCAAGGGGATACCTGGGCAGATAAGGTAAATATTTGGACAAAAAATACGGTTAAATTAAGTAAAGATGCAGCTGTAAATAGCCTAAAGGGAGTATTGTCTGACAGGCCTAATGCAATTGTTGTTTTCAATACGCAAGCTGCAAATCGTAAAGAATTGGTTGCATTTCCTTTTCGTGGTGGGCAAGCAACAGCTTATACAGTTTGTGATGCAAGTGGTAAGTCTATGCTAACGCAAACGCACACAAACCAATCAGGAGCCGTTGATAGCTTACTTTTTATGGCTGATGTACCGGCATTTGGTTACGCTAATTATTTGATTAAAACAAAAAAAGCGTTTTTAAAAGGTGCTTCTATTACTAAATTATCCAACGGTATATATCAGCTCGAAACAGACTTATACGTCATTCAAATAGACCCGGTTAAAGGAGGGGCTATAACAAATTTAATAACTAAAAAAGATAATTTCAATTTTGTTGATCCAAGTTCGGCTCATCATTTTAATTCTTTACGAGGCAATTTTAACGCAGATGGCGGAATGAAAACTTCTGCATCGAATAAAGCAGCAATTGATATATTGGAGAAAGGGCCGCTTCGTATAAAAGTTGCCGTTAAAAGCAAAATCAACGATACCGAATTTACACAAACCATATGTTTGGATCAGGGGCAACCCATCATAGACTTTAATGTGAATATTAATTGGCAACGTAATGAAGCGGTAGGGGATGCTACCCCCAAAGAGTCATACAAATGGACCAATTATTACAAAGCATTTTATAATGACAGCAATAAGTTGGTCATTACGTTCCCAACCAGTTTTAAACAAAAGCAAGTGTACAAAAATGCACCGTTCGACGTCGTTGCCTCAAAATTAGATGATACTTTTTTCAGCACATGGGATAGTATAAAAAATAATGTAATACTTAATTGGGTAGATATAACTGATGAAACAGCTAAACATGCTATGGCATTGTTTACCGATCATACAACAAGTTACACGCATGGAAAAGATTTTCCTTTAGGGTTAGTAGCTCAATATTCGGGGATGGGACTTTGGGGAAGAGATTATTTTACCGATAAGCCAACTAATATACATTATGCCCTGCTGCCGCATATAGGTAAATGGAATGATACTGAGTTGTGGCAAAAATCTGCTAATTGGAATCAGCCACTTGAAATTAATAGCGGCCAATACGATGACAAACATGCTAGAGGCTATTTGAGTGCAGATAAGAATTTGATTATCACTACGGCTCAAAAAATGGGTAACGTACTCAAATTACGCGTTTTTAATGCCGACATAAATTCAGGCTTAAAATCAATACATTTAAAAATTCCGGTGAGAAGTGTGGATTTAGTTGATTTCAATAATAATGTATTATCGCATCCAGCTTTGAAGAAAACTTCATCACAGTCGGCAAACATTTATTTGCAAATGCCTGCATTTGGAGTTAAAACAATTTTAGTTAAAATTTAATGAAGTTTTGCTAAATCGATTTTTGTTATAACTTTGTTTTACCAATTATTGCTGATAGTCACTCTAACTTCGGAGCTACAATTATCATTTTAAATATTGCTATGAAAATAAAGCCAATACTGTTTTTGCTGTGTTGCTATATACAAGTTTGGGCGCAACAGCCGGCTGCTTACGTAAATCCGTTTATTGGAGCCAGTACCAGCACGGCGGCGGCAGGCGTATATCATGGCTTAGGTAAAACTTTTCCGGGAGCTACAACTCCATTTGGTATGGTGCAACTAAGCCCGAATACCATAACCGGCGGCGATAATGGCTCTGGTTATAGTTACGAGCACAAAAGTATAGAAGGTTTTGCTTTTACCCAAATGAGCGGTATAGGCTGGTTCGGCGATTTGGGTAATTTTTTGGTGATGCCAACTACAGGCCCAATTAAAACCAGCGCCGGCAAATCAGATAACCCTAATGCCGGATATCGCTCAACGTATCAAAAAAGCTCTGAGGTTGCCCAAGCAGGTTATTATAGTGTCTTACTTACCAAAAATAATATCAAAGCAGAAATGACAGCTGCTCCGCACAGCGGAATGTTGCGGTTTACTTTTCCTGAAAATAAGAATTCCCGGATACAAATAGATTTGGCCCGCAGGGTAGGAGGAACATCCACAAGTCAGTACGTTAGGGTGGTGGGCAATCATGCTATTGAAGGCTGGATGAAGTGTACCCCTGATGGAGGCGGTTGGGGCAATGGCCAGGGTAATGCTAACTATACCGTTTACTTTTATGCCGAGTTTAGCAAGCCTGTTACCCAATGGGGCGTTTGGAGTGCAGATATACCTGATGATTGGCAACGTAAAAGAGAAGATGTTGAAAGTCCGCGGTACCAGGCTCGGGTTGCATCCTCCGCCATCACCCCCAACGTAACTGAAAAGGAAGGTAAGCACCTTGGATTTTTCACCGAATTTTCGACCGCTAAAGGTGAACAAGTATCGCTTAAAGCAGGTATATCATTTGTTGATATTGCTGGCGCTAAAAGAAATTTAGCGGCCGAGATCACAGATTGGAATTTTGATAAATTACGCTCCCAAGCGTATGCGCAATGGAATGAAGCACTTTCAAAAATTGCTATAAGCGGCGGCTCTAAAAATCAGAAAACGATATTCTACACTGCGCTGTACCACAGTATGATAGACCCGAGGATTGTGCAGGACGTAGATGGAAGATACATGGGTGGAGATCAAAAGGCACATAATGCTTCAGGGTTTCGTAAGCGAAGCATTTTTAGCGGGTGGGATGTATTTAGAAGTCAAATGCCGTTGCAAACCATCATCAACCCCTCGGCTGTAAACGATATTATCAATTCATTAACTACGCTGGCACAGCAAAAAGATAAAAATTACTACGAACGCTGGGAGCTATTGAACGCTTACTCAGGTTGTATGCTGGGTAATCCTGCGGTATCTGTTGTAGCTGATGCGTATGCCAAACATATCAGGGGCTTTGATGTCAACGAAGCTTACCGTTTGGCTAAAGGATCAGTTGAGAAAGATGGAAACGGTAACAAAGGATACACGCCAGGGTCACTAAGCTTGTCTTACACATTAGAGTATGCTTATACAGACTGGTGCGCTGCACAATTAGCTAAAGCCGTAAATAATAATAATGATCAAAAGTTTTATACTTCGCGTGCTGAGGCTTACAAAAACGTTTTTGACAAGGATAAAGGTTGGTTCAGACCTCGTGCCGATGATGGCAGGTGGCTTGCCTGGCCTGACTCGGGCCGTTTAACCCAATGGTATGGTTGTATTGAAAGTAATCCCTATCAGCAAGGCTGGTTTGTGCCACACAATATTGAGGGTATGGTACAGCTAATGGGGGGCCGGCAAAAAGTGGTTGAAGATTTAATCAACTTTTTCGAGATGACACCTGCTAACATGATGTGGAACGATTATTATAATCATGCCAATGAACCTGTACACCATGTGGCTTTCCTTTTTAACAGGTTAAAACAACCATGGTTAACACAAAAATGGAGCCGGCTAATTTGCGACAGGGCATATCACAATTCTGTTGAGGGATTAGTTGGAAATGAAGATGTAGGACAGATGTCTGCCTGGTACATTTTAGCTGCCGCAGGTATACACCCAATATGCCCTGGTGATACCCGCCAGGAAATTACAAGCCCGGCCTTTGATAAAACCGTTTTCCGGTTAGATCCCAAGTATGCTAAAGGGAAAACGTTTACTATAGAGGCAGTCAACAACTCGTCAAAGAATCTTTATATACAGCAAGCAACACTTAATGGCACACCTTATAATAAATGCTACATAGACTATTCGGCTATTGTGGCGGGCGGTAAATTAAAGTTGATAATGGGCAGTAAACCCAACAAAAATTGGGGAATTGAGCAGTAATGGATAGCTATTTATTAAGAGGTATTTGATGGAGATTATGTAGCAGCTTATAAATTTTTGCTCGGTTTTACTGGCAAACGATGAAGAAGCTTTAATAGATCAACTTTATAGAATTAACCATTTGGTTTCACTTACAACCTTAACCTGTCTATAACTAAAATTATGAAAAGAGGTAGAATTGCTAAATTTGTTGCTGCTTGTTTGTTCTTATTGTCGCTGTCATTTGCTGCCAGTGCTGCCAAGGTTGATACCGTACAAACCTTTAGCAAAATAATGAATAAAAGTATCCGTGCTGTAGTAATACTGCCTAATCATTACAAAAAAAAGGAGGCGTATCCGGTAGTGTACCTGCTTCATGGCTTTGCCGGTAACTGTACAGATTGGATTAAGAAAGTGCCATCCATAACTCATTTAAGTGATAGCTATCACGCCATTATTGTATGCCCCGATGGCGGCTTTGCCGGTTGGTATATTAACAGTCCTGTAAATAAAGACTGGCAATACGATACCTACGTATCAAAAGAACTGGTAACCTATATTGATGAAAACTACGCTACCATTAAAAACCGTACTGGCCGAGCCATCACCGGGTTAAGTATGGGAGGGCACGGAGCACTATCATTAGCCATCAGGCATCAGGATGTTTATGGCGCTGCCGGATCTATGAGTGGTGGGGTTGATTTGAGGCCGTTTGCTACAAGCTTTGGTATTAATCAAATTTTAGGAAAATATGAGGATAATCCGCAGGTATGGGCCGACCATAGTGTTGTAGGAATGGTAAATAACTTAAAACCCAATGTGTTAAAAATTACATTTGACTGCGGGGTTGATGATTTTTTTTTTAGTGTAAACAACCAGTTACACGATTTATTATTGAAGGCTAAAATACCGCACGACTATACCGTAAGGCCCGGAAGTCATACCTGGGAGTACTGGGAAAACTCGATAAATTATCATATGGTGTTTTTTGACCGATTTTTTAAACATGCTAACCAATAAGAACTTAATATTAAGGTGTGAAAATTTTAATATTAAACGTCCTCAATTGTAAAAATTGTAAGCAATATTCGCATTCAATAATACAAAAATAAAGATTCGACAAAGGCGTAAAAAAAAGCCGGATTTATTTGCTAAATCGATTTTACATTTTTACTTTAGTACTATAATAAACCAATTAATAATCTGATATACTTACCGCGCTCAGCAGGTAAAAATTTGATTTAACAATATGAGTATGGGAAAAAATTTTACAATTTTTCTTGTCCTTTTAGTCATCTTTTTTTCGTCTTGTAAAAAAGAAGGCTTTTTGGCACAAACAGCGGTTTCAAACCTTAACGAAGATGCAATTTTTAAAGATAGCACGTATGCCACAGGATTTTTAACCAATATTTACAGCAACATTGGCTTTAGCGAAAAAGCAAACCGTTTCTCTAATGGCGGTTTGGATGTTTGCTCGGACGAGGCAGAGCCTTATGATAATAGTAATTCAACAACAGTAGCCTTTGCTAATGGATCTGTTGATGCCAACATTGTAGCAAGCGATGCATATAACAATTGCTACACCAGCATCCGGGCCGTAAATAAACTTTTGCAACGGCTGCCAGGCATCCCGGTTACTGCAGCAACCCGTAATTCTATGAAAGGGGAGGCTATATTTTTAAGGGCCTGGTACTATTCTATTTTACTTAAGCACTACGGCGGCGTTCCAATCATTAAGGATACTGTTTATACATTTACGGATGTAATTGGGGCTCAACGGAACACTTACAGTGATTGTGTGAATTACATTTCGGCACAATGTGATACTGCCTCAAAATATTTGCCTTTAATACAATCTGGTGTACGATATGGGCGTGCATCAAAGGCAATTTGTATGGCACTGAAGATGCGCGTTCTTTTATACGCCGCAAGTCCTTTGTTCAATGATCCATCTCCAGGAAGTGACACGCCGTTAGGTATTGCAAGTGGTGACGTAAAACCGCTGGTAGGCTATACCAATTATGATGCTAACCGCTGGGTGCTGGCACAAAACGCAGCAAAAGCGGTGATGGATTTGGGTACGTTTAATCTTTTTACAGATACTTCTAAAACTCCTGGGCGGTCGTTTCAAAACTTATTTATTACGGGCAACAATAATAGCGAGTACATCTGGCAAGTGTTAAATCAACCCAATTCAGATTTGGAAAACATTTATGATCCGCCATCAAGAGATGGTAAGGGCGGAGGGTTTCCGTACCAGGAAATGGTTGATGCATTTCCAATGGCCAATGGCAAAGTAATCTCTGATCCTACATCAGGTTACGACCCTAATAACCCTTACAGTAATCGCGATCCACGGCTGGCATACACTGTAAACAGAGATCAGTCTTTACTGCCGGCCAAACTTACATTTATACTTACACCGCTAAATATTTATACGGTTAACGGAAAACCGGTTGGTTTAGATGCCATATATTCAGGTACAAAAACCGGGTATTACTGTAATAAGATGCTTGATCCAAAAGTTGCACCAAATTCGCTGGCAGCCACTCCAAGAAGTATACCACTCATTAGATATGCCGAAGTGCTGCTTAGTTACGCTGAAGCCTCAAACGAAGCAGAAGGACCCGCAAAGGCTTATCCAGTTATCGAATTAATAAGGCAGCGAGCAGGTTTAAACCCCTATCAATTGCCCTTGGGCTTAACTAAAGAACAGATGCGTAACGTTATTCAAAACGAGCGCCGTTTAGAATTGGCTTTTGAAGGCCACCGTTTTTGGGATGTCAGACGCTGGAAATTAGGGGCAACGCAGGATAAGTTTTTTACAGGTATGGAAGTACAGCGTACAAGTGCAGGTGCATTGGTAGCTTACAAAAGGGTAGACGTTCGCCGTCATGGTTTTAAACCAGCACTTTATTTGTGGCCGTTGCCGCAAAGTGAGGTAGCTAAGTCACCTTTAACTAAGCAAAATCCAGGCTATATAGGCGCAAATTGACAAATTGGAGATTGAAATGAAGACATATATTAAATACGCTAATAACAAGGTATACAACCTTTTATTTCTGCTGATGGGCATTACTATGGTGATGTCATCATGTAAAACTGAAAAACTGACACCAGATTATACAGAATCGGTTAAAGACATTGCAGGCACATGGAAGGTAGTAAATGCCACCGTTAACGGAAACGACATCATCAAAAACATCCCAGACAATATGACGCAAATCAGTGCCTTTAACATATCGTTTAAAGATGGTAAGTATGCATTAAAAGGGCTGGTGCCTTTTATTGTAAGCTTGGATGGCAGTTACACATTGAGTGACCCACAGTATCCTACAGATATAACTTTTGCTCCTAATGGTGGCAAAGCTATTACCACAGCATTTACGTATC harbors:
- a CDS encoding alpha/beta hydrolase family protein, giving the protein MKRGRIAKFVAACLFLLSLSFAASAAKVDTVQTFSKIMNKSIRAVVILPNHYKKKEAYPVVYLLHGFAGNCTDWIKKVPSITHLSDSYHAIIVCPDGGFAGWYINSPVNKDWQYDTYVSKELVTYIDENYATIKNRTGRAITGLSMGGHGALSLAIRHQDVYGAAGSMSGGVDLRPFATSFGINQILGKYEDNPQVWADHSVVGMVNNLKPNVLKITFDCGVDDFFFSVNNQLHDLLLKAKIPHDYTVRPGSHTWEYWENSINYHMVFFDRFFKHANQ
- a CDS encoding GH92 family glycosyl hydrolase; its protein translation is MKIKPILFLLCCYIQVWAQQPAAYVNPFIGASTSTAAAGVYHGLGKTFPGATTPFGMVQLSPNTITGGDNGSGYSYEHKSIEGFAFTQMSGIGWFGDLGNFLVMPTTGPIKTSAGKSDNPNAGYRSTYQKSSEVAQAGYYSVLLTKNNIKAEMTAAPHSGMLRFTFPENKNSRIQIDLARRVGGTSTSQYVRVVGNHAIEGWMKCTPDGGGWGNGQGNANYTVYFYAEFSKPVTQWGVWSADIPDDWQRKREDVESPRYQARVASSAITPNVTEKEGKHLGFFTEFSTAKGEQVSLKAGISFVDIAGAKRNLAAEITDWNFDKLRSQAYAQWNEALSKIAISGGSKNQKTIFYTALYHSMIDPRIVQDVDGRYMGGDQKAHNASGFRKRSIFSGWDVFRSQMPLQTIINPSAVNDIINSLTTLAQQKDKNYYERWELLNAYSGCMLGNPAVSVVADAYAKHIRGFDVNEAYRLAKGSVEKDGNGNKGYTPGSLSLSYTLEYAYTDWCAAQLAKAVNNNNDQKFYTSRAEAYKNVFDKDKGWFRPRADDGRWLAWPDSGRLTQWYGCIESNPYQQGWFVPHNIEGMVQLMGGRQKVVEDLINFFEMTPANMMWNDYYNHANEPVHHVAFLFNRLKQPWLTQKWSRLICDRAYHNSVEGLVGNEDVGQMSAWYILAAAGIHPICPGDTRQEITSPAFDKTVFRLDPKYAKGKTFTIEAVNNSSKNLYIQQATLNGTPYNKCYIDYSAIVAGGKLKLIMGSKPNKNWGIEQ
- a CDS encoding SGNH/GDSL hydrolase family protein, which translates into the protein MLAICFNSTAQTLAPFKKGDRVVFTGNSITDGGHYHSYIWLYYITRFPNRRIDVFNAGIGGDVAQQMYERLQSDVFVHKPTVVTLGFGMNDTGYQFLDGAKADSAYDRKIEASEHSFNNIARFFNAHRGIRYIMLGSSPYDGTSKIKAINLYHKNLALQKLLRYQKQQAERNKWPFIDFNRPMQAINEREQQRDTSFTMEGFDRIHPTNDGHMVMAYLFLTAQGLGDKKVADITIDSETKKLQKVENCTISKIQFKAKSLTFNYLAKALPYPIDTLPRGGGNQPRSQADALKLIPFTQRFNQELLTVTGLNAQDKYQLSIDDIKIGEWSGESFAHGINLAILQNTPQYQQALAIMHLNEERWALERKLREYYWIHYSILKPKGLLFNNAVPIADSLRKYARKDYFIAATLGTYNAARFKAVRNTWLKEIKLITDQLYTINKPVVHTISVMPAN
- a CDS encoding glycoside hydrolase family 38 C-terminal domain-containing protein — its product is MLPQILSGFGFKFASLKNPNTCFGGYTRAYGNELVKWTSADGSSLITSPRYAIESLYPQSTWQTIGWDNSKAYITAAFKSGIEHPIGMTLQDAGWKNGPFLGKANQYRENNAYTTWRNYFSNVVNHDSAPTWHLSQEDVLVSLVWGSQVTQRIAQQVRNAENNILQAERLIALTNLSSNVLSNKQSMLDSAWRTLLLAQHHDCWIVPYNGDQGDTWADKVNIWTKNTVKLSKDAAVNSLKGVLSDRPNAIVVFNTQAANRKELVAFPFRGGQATAYTVCDASGKSMLTQTHTNQSGAVDSLLFMADVPAFGYANYLIKTKKAFLKGASITKLSNGIYQLETDLYVIQIDPVKGGAITNLITKKDNFNFVDPSSAHHFNSLRGNFNADGGMKTSASNKAAIDILEKGPLRIKVAVKSKINDTEFTQTICLDQGQPIIDFNVNINWQRNEAVGDATPKESYKWTNYYKAFYNDSNKLVITFPTSFKQKQVYKNAPFDVVASKLDDTFFSTWDSIKNNVILNWVDITDETAKHAMALFTDHTTSYTHGKDFPLGLVAQYSGMGLWGRDYFTDKPTNIHYALLPHIGKWNDTELWQKSANWNQPLEINSGQYDDKHARGYLSADKNLIITTAQKMGNVLKLRVFNADINSGLKSIHLKIPVRSVDLVDFNNNVLSHPALKKTSSQSANIYLQMPAFGVKTILVKI
- a CDS encoding DUF5004 domain-containing protein, with protein sequence MKTYIKYANNKVYNLLFLLMGITMVMSSCKTEKLTPDYTESVKDIAGTWKVVNATVNGNDIIKNIPDNMTQISAFNISFKDGKYALKGLVPFIVSLDGSYTLSDPQYPTDITFAPNGGKAITTAFTYPITQGQRQLQLTFSPGCSSNTYIYTLSKIN
- a CDS encoding RagB/SusD family nutrient uptake outer membrane protein, producing MGKNFTIFLVLLVIFFSSCKKEGFLAQTAVSNLNEDAIFKDSTYATGFLTNIYSNIGFSEKANRFSNGGLDVCSDEAEPYDNSNSTTVAFANGSVDANIVASDAYNNCYTSIRAVNKLLQRLPGIPVTAATRNSMKGEAIFLRAWYYSILLKHYGGVPIIKDTVYTFTDVIGAQRNTYSDCVNYISAQCDTASKYLPLIQSGVRYGRASKAICMALKMRVLLYAASPLFNDPSPGSDTPLGIASGDVKPLVGYTNYDANRWVLAQNAAKAVMDLGTFNLFTDTSKTPGRSFQNLFITGNNNSEYIWQVLNQPNSDLENIYDPPSRDGKGGGFPYQEMVDAFPMANGKVISDPTSGYDPNNPYSNRDPRLAYTVNRDQSLLPAKLTFILTPLNIYTVNGKPVGLDAIYSGTKTGYYCNKMLDPKVAPNSLAATPRSIPLIRYAEVLLSYAEASNEAEGPAKAYPVIELIRQRAGLNPYQLPLGLTKEQMRNVIQNERRLELAFEGHRFWDVRRWKLGATQDKFFTGMEVQRTSAGALVAYKRVDVRRHGFKPALYLWPLPQSEVAKSPLTKQNPGYIGAN